A window of the Radiobacillus deserti genome harbors these coding sequences:
- a CDS encoding L-lactate dehydrogenase, with protein sequence MPFPHSKKRKVVVVGTGFVGSSYAFSLLNQGVANELVLIDVNKEKAEGEARDLNHGLPFGSQMRIWAGSYQDCQDADIVVITAGANQKPGETRLDLVVKNAKIFESIVKEIMETGFQGIFIVATNPVDVLSHVTQKVSGLAKQRVIGSGTILDTARFRYLLSDYFDIDSRNVHGYIIGEHGDSELPVWSHVQIGSVPLKKFLETEEIHDHPDMVHIFENVRDAAYQIIQRKGATYYGIALGLVRLTKAILNNENSILTVSTLLEGEYGLEDVYIGAPAIVNETGIRQVIELDLTVREKQLFEQSANVLKETAQKVL encoded by the coding sequence ATGCCGTTTCCGCATTCAAAAAAAAGAAAAGTAGTAGTTGTCGGTACGGGGTTTGTAGGTTCTAGTTACGCTTTTTCCTTACTAAATCAAGGAGTGGCAAACGAGCTTGTGCTAATTGATGTAAACAAAGAAAAAGCGGAAGGAGAAGCTCGTGACTTAAACCATGGTCTGCCTTTCGGTTCCCAGATGAGAATATGGGCTGGAAGCTACCAAGATTGCCAGGATGCTGATATTGTGGTGATTACAGCAGGTGCTAATCAGAAACCGGGAGAAACTCGATTAGATCTTGTGGTGAAGAATGCTAAGATTTTTGAAAGTATCGTGAAGGAGATTATGGAAACTGGATTTCAAGGGATTTTTATTGTCGCAACAAATCCTGTAGATGTATTATCCCATGTTACGCAAAAGGTGTCAGGCCTTGCTAAGCAACGTGTGATAGGTTCCGGTACAATATTAGATACCGCTCGTTTCCGTTATTTACTTAGTGATTATTTCGATATTGATTCAAGAAACGTGCATGGTTATATCATTGGGGAACATGGAGACTCAGAATTACCTGTTTGGAGCCATGTTCAAATTGGGAGCGTTCCGTTGAAAAAGTTTTTAGAAACTGAAGAAATTCACGACCATCCAGATATGGTCCATATATTTGAAAATGTCCGCGATGCTGCATACCAAATCATCCAACGCAAAGGTGCTACCTATTATGGAATCGCGTTAGGTCTTGTCCGCTTAACGAAAGCAATATTAAACAATGAGAATTCCATCTTAACCGTTTCAACCTTATTAGAAGGAGAATATGGTTTGGAGGATGTATATATAGGGGCACCCGCGATTGTGAATGAAACTGGAATCCGCCAAGTAATAGAATTAGACTTAACTGTTAGGGAAAAACAATTATTTGAACAATCAGCGAATGTTTTAAAGGAAACGGCACAAAAAGTACTGTAA
- a CDS encoding homoserine dehydrogenase yields the protein MSSLKVALLGFGTVGSGVYQTVQSHQQRLQSLLGRKVEIAGVLIKNTNKKREIDSHIVVSSDIEDILNIPDLDVVIEAIVGVEPGYTYISKAIEKGLHVITANKELIAHRGDVLRDKAKKHQVRIEFEAAVAGGIPVISTLKHLLRVNQVQRIEAILNGTSNYILTHIRETQSSFGDSLRLAQDNGYAEADPSNDIDGWDAFYKLMVLSDLLFRKQPKWEQVIHQGIRHITLEDIIAAESIGCKIKHVATIERIGEHVQVKVEPVLLSGSHPLYSVEGVENAVIVSGDIVGNVKLEGPGAGALPTASAIIEDLVNLYHFTEKELPKDEISYVTGLQLEEQSWFVIGDLSNSHLQVRNHWKVRMENQWISCSIVTGHETEIRTYLQAHTNLKGFRIQEKQESLTNAFALASELA from the coding sequence ATGTCATCATTGAAAGTCGCATTGTTAGGCTTTGGTACCGTGGGAAGTGGTGTGTATCAAACCGTACAATCGCATCAGCAGCGGTTACAATCTCTTCTAGGACGCAAAGTGGAAATTGCCGGAGTATTAATCAAAAACACGAACAAAAAAAGAGAGATTGATTCTCATATCGTTGTGAGCTCAGACATCGAAGACATTCTAAACATTCCAGACTTAGACGTAGTTATCGAAGCTATTGTAGGAGTCGAACCGGGATACACGTATATTTCAAAAGCGATTGAAAAAGGCCTGCACGTTATTACGGCAAACAAGGAACTTATTGCTCATCGTGGAGATGTTCTTCGGGATAAAGCGAAGAAGCATCAAGTACGGATAGAATTTGAAGCGGCAGTAGCTGGTGGTATTCCAGTGATAAGTACGCTTAAGCATTTGCTGCGAGTGAATCAAGTGCAGCGGATCGAAGCTATTTTGAACGGGACATCGAATTATATTTTGACCCACATTCGTGAAACACAATCTAGTTTTGGAGATTCACTCCGTCTAGCACAAGATAATGGCTATGCAGAGGCAGATCCAAGTAATGATATTGATGGCTGGGATGCTTTCTACAAACTGATGGTCCTATCCGACCTTTTATTCCGTAAACAACCAAAATGGGAGCAGGTTATCCACCAAGGAATTCGACATATCACGCTAGAGGATATCATTGCTGCAGAATCTATTGGTTGTAAAATTAAGCATGTTGCCACGATTGAAAGAATTGGTGAACACGTGCAGGTGAAGGTTGAACCTGTTCTTTTATCTGGTTCCCATCCGTTATATTCGGTCGAGGGTGTGGAAAACGCTGTGATTGTAAGCGGAGATATTGTTGGGAATGTAAAACTAGAAGGACCTGGGGCAGGCGCACTGCCTACAGCTAGTGCAATTATAGAGGATTTGGTGAATCTTTATCACTTCACAGAAAAAGAATTACCGAAAGATGAAATATCGTATGTAACGGGACTTCAGTTAGAGGAACAAAGCTGGTTTGTCATTGGGGACTTATCGAATAGTCATTTACAGGTTCGAAATCATTGGAAGGTAAGGATGGAAAACCAATGGATAAGCTGCTCCATCGTTACGGGGCATGAAACAGAGATACGCACTTACTTGCAAGCGCACACTAATCTAAAAGGATTTAGAATTCAAGAAAAACAAGAAAGCTTAACCAATGCATTCGCGTTAGCTTCGGAACTTGCATAA
- the acsA gene encoding acetate--CoA ligase produces the protein MTDQLLKTIEPVPGTYNIENYKQVVKDFSWEQAAPELSFHQTGKLNAAYETIDRHVEEGYGDKIALYYVNEEANERKTYTFQQVKQKTDHYARILKEHGVQKGDRVFVFLPKNPECYIAILSVIKVGAIAGPLFEAFMEDAVRDRIQDCSGTVLITDRVLGQRVPYADLPSLKTTLYVEDVEATPYEEVGELTEWVDPEDGLIIHYTSGSTGKPKGVLHAHRAVTHHYQSGKWVLDVKEDDVYWCTSHPGWVTGSVYGLFAPWLNRATIVIQGGRFKAENWFQLIEELNITTWYSAPTAFRMLMSQGDLYKNYDLSSLRHVLSVGEPLNPEVVQWSWKNLGLRIHDTWWMTETGGHLIVNLPSETIKPGSMGRPFPGIEVGILDEEGNKLSPGEVGQLAVRAPWPGLMKEIWGNQDKYNSYFQYDGWYISGDLALQDEEGYVFFQGRSDDMINSAGERIGPFEVESKLIEHPAVAEAGVIGKPDPVRGELVKAFITLRNGYTESEALLEEIRLFVRKHLSAHAAPREIEVMDELPKTKISGKILRRKLKQREIDKSKQIHV, from the coding sequence GTGACAGACCAACTCTTGAAAACCATTGAACCAGTACCAGGAACCTATAATATTGAAAATTATAAACAAGTGGTGAAGGACTTTTCTTGGGAGCAAGCTGCTCCCGAGCTTAGCTTTCATCAAACGGGTAAGCTTAACGCTGCCTATGAAACGATTGATCGCCATGTGGAAGAAGGATATGGCGATAAAATAGCCCTGTATTATGTGAACGAGGAAGCGAATGAAAGAAAAACATATACGTTTCAACAAGTGAAACAAAAAACAGATCACTATGCGCGCATCTTGAAAGAACATGGCGTTCAAAAGGGTGATCGTGTTTTTGTTTTTTTACCGAAAAACCCAGAATGTTATATTGCAATATTATCCGTAATTAAAGTTGGAGCAATTGCTGGCCCATTATTTGAGGCTTTCATGGAAGATGCAGTACGGGATCGAATTCAAGACTGTAGTGGTACGGTGCTCATTACCGACCGAGTACTAGGTCAGCGTGTCCCTTATGCAGATTTACCATCCTTAAAAACCACTTTATATGTGGAAGATGTAGAAGCGACTCCATATGAAGAGGTTGGAGAACTAACGGAATGGGTCGATCCAGAAGACGGCTTAATCATACACTACACAAGTGGTTCAACAGGAAAGCCGAAAGGAGTTCTACATGCCCATCGTGCTGTTACACATCACTATCAATCAGGTAAATGGGTGTTAGATGTGAAGGAGGATGATGTTTACTGGTGTACCTCCCATCCCGGCTGGGTAACAGGAAGTGTTTATGGGTTATTTGCCCCTTGGCTGAATCGAGCTACCATCGTTATTCAAGGTGGACGATTTAAAGCAGAGAATTGGTTCCAACTGATAGAAGAATTAAACATTACGACTTGGTATAGTGCGCCGACTGCGTTTAGAATGCTTATGTCTCAAGGGGATTTGTATAAAAATTATGATTTATCCTCCTTGCGGCACGTGTTGAGTGTTGGTGAACCATTAAATCCCGAGGTTGTCCAATGGTCATGGAAAAACTTAGGCTTACGGATTCATGATACGTGGTGGATGACGGAAACAGGTGGACATTTAATTGTCAACCTGCCTTCCGAAACGATTAAACCAGGTTCCATGGGGAGACCATTTCCTGGGATTGAAGTTGGTATTTTAGATGAGGAAGGAAATAAGCTTTCACCAGGCGAGGTTGGTCAATTAGCCGTTCGTGCTCCATGGCCAGGCTTGATGAAAGAAATCTGGGGAAATCAGGACAAATACAATTCGTATTTCCAATATGATGGCTGGTATATTTCAGGTGATTTAGCGTTACAGGATGAAGAAGGTTATGTCTTTTTCCAAGGAAGAAGCGACGATATGATTAATTCCGCTGGAGAAAGAATTGGACCTTTTGAAGTAGAAAGTAAGCTGATTGAGCATCCTGCGGTTGCGGAAGCAGGTGTAATTGGAAAGCCTGACCCAGTGCGTGGTGAGCTTGTAAAAGCATTTATTACATTGCGTAATGGATATACAGAATCAGAGGCTTTACTAGAAGAAATTCGTTTGTTTGTAAGAAAGCACTTGTCTGCACATGCTGCACCTCGAGAAATAGAAGTAATGGATGAGCTTCCGAAGACGAAAATTAGTGGGAAGATTCTAAGACGAAAATTAAAACAAAGAGAAATCGATAAAAGCAAGCAAATTCACGTATAA
- a CDS encoding ABC transporter ATP-binding protein: protein MSLQLQHVSRSFNGKAAVHDISFTAKPGEIIGLLGTSGCGKSTLLRAISGLDQDYDGQIFINDDVAKGIHEETGFIFQEPRLLPWLSVMDNVTFGLKGAKKEKEVKAKRYLDSVGLGECAHLFPRQLSGGMAQRVAIARALVTSPEILLLDEPFSALDAFTKMQLQDLLLDVWEAYQSTIVMVTHDIDEALYLCDRIIILRGQPGEIDREIILEEPRPRARGSQTLASYKTEILDSLDLNRVKIGS, encoded by the coding sequence ATGAGTTTACAACTACAACACGTATCTCGTTCTTTTAATGGAAAAGCTGCAGTACATGATATTTCCTTTACGGCAAAGCCTGGTGAAATTATCGGCTTGTTAGGTACAAGTGGATGCGGAAAGAGTACCCTACTTCGTGCCATTTCTGGCTTGGATCAAGATTATGATGGTCAGATTTTCATTAACGATGATGTAGCAAAAGGAATTCATGAGGAAACGGGCTTTATTTTTCAAGAGCCTCGTTTGTTACCTTGGCTATCTGTTATGGACAATGTGACATTTGGATTAAAAGGCGCGAAAAAAGAAAAAGAGGTAAAAGCGAAGCGGTATTTGGACAGTGTGGGCTTAGGGGAATGTGCCCACTTATTCCCAAGACAACTTTCAGGGGGAATGGCCCAGCGTGTTGCGATTGCACGAGCACTTGTTACGTCTCCTGAGATTCTTTTATTAGATGAGCCATTTAGTGCATTAGATGCGTTTACGAAAATGCAATTACAAGACTTACTCTTAGATGTATGGGAAGCCTATCAATCTACGATTGTGATGGTTACTCATGATATTGATGAAGCACTTTATTTATGTGATCGGATTATTATTTTACGTGGTCAACCAGGGGAGATAGATAGAGAGATTATATTAGAAGAACCACGACCACGAGCGCGTGGCAGCCAAACTTTAGCAAGCTACAAAACAGAGATATTAGATAGCTTAGATTTAAATCGAGTGAAAATCGGATCATAA
- a CDS encoding ABC transporter permease, which produces MLDNRILLGSILPILLVIAWEILSRLQVFPSYQLPAPTVILQTILGFAEDGSLWGHVGITTYRVFAGFVLGTLAAVLLGSLVGFYQKAEKIFDPLIQAFRSIPSLAWVPLFILWMGIGETSKVAMIAVGVFFPVYLNIVSGILGVDRKLIEVGKMYGLNTFQLVRRIILPASLPSFLVGLRSGLGLGWMFVVAAELMGASQGLGYLLVLGQNTLSPETIIASIILFAIIGKLSDWVLKVVENKTLHWQDRMVKS; this is translated from the coding sequence CTGTTAGACAACAGAATTCTGTTAGGGAGCATCCTGCCGATTTTATTAGTGATAGCTTGGGAGATACTCAGTCGCCTTCAAGTATTCCCTTCCTACCAGTTACCTGCACCAACGGTTATTTTACAAACCATCCTTGGATTTGCTGAGGATGGTTCCCTCTGGGGGCATGTAGGCATTACAACGTACCGAGTATTTGCTGGCTTTGTGTTAGGAACACTGGCGGCGGTCCTATTAGGATCACTTGTTGGTTTTTACCAAAAAGCGGAAAAAATTTTTGATCCCCTTATTCAAGCTTTCCGCTCCATCCCATCATTAGCATGGGTACCATTATTTATTTTATGGATGGGGATTGGAGAAACGTCCAAAGTAGCCATGATTGCAGTAGGGGTATTTTTCCCCGTGTATTTAAATATAGTAAGTGGAATATTGGGTGTCGATCGCAAACTGATTGAAGTAGGGAAGATGTACGGCTTAAATACATTCCAGTTAGTTAGAAGAATCATTTTACCTGCGTCTTTACCATCCTTCTTAGTTGGCTTAAGAAGCGGACTTGGATTAGGCTGGATGTTTGTTGTTGCGGCAGAGTTAATGGGTGCTAGCCAAGGGTTAGGCTATCTTCTCGTTTTAGGTCAAAACACTTTATCCCCAGAAACAATTATTGCAAGTATTATTTTATTTGCAATCATCGGGAAACTATCTGATTGGGTTCTAAAAGTAGTCGAAAACAAAACCTTGCATTGGCAAGACCGAATGGTGAAATCGTAA
- a CDS encoding aliphatic sulfonate ABC transporter substrate-binding protein: protein MKKIPLIDIRSFIAIVTFGLILVVLAGCGSSESGAAADKPDKIRLDYAYYSPTSLVLKKFGWAEEEFKEDGIDVTWALSQGSNKALEFLNSDSVDFGSTAGAAALMSKANGAPIKNVYLYSKPEWTALVTNPDSGISSVQDLKGKKVAATLGTDPYIFLLRTLDAEGVSADDVEIVNLQHGDGASALTSGSVDAWAGLDPHMARLELESGAELFYRNADFNTYGFLNVREEFAKKYPEYVERVIKVYEKARKWAIENPDELAKLVAEEAGISEEVAKIQIERNDFTQPVPGDVQKTAIIEAGKVLQAGEVIKADADIEKLTDELIDPSFAEEIVEE from the coding sequence ATGAAAAAGATACCTTTGATAGACATTAGAAGTTTTATTGCAATTGTAACGTTTGGTCTAATACTAGTCGTGTTAGCAGGTTGTGGTTCATCAGAATCAGGCGCTGCGGCAGATAAACCAGATAAAATTCGATTAGATTATGCCTATTATTCACCTACGAGTCTAGTCTTGAAAAAATTCGGTTGGGCGGAAGAAGAATTTAAAGAAGACGGAATCGACGTAACATGGGCACTTAGTCAAGGAAGTAACAAAGCATTAGAATTCCTTAACAGTGATAGTGTAGACTTCGGTTCTACTGCAGGTGCTGCAGCGTTGATGTCAAAAGCGAATGGAGCACCAATCAAAAACGTGTACTTGTATTCAAAACCTGAATGGACAGCACTAGTAACCAACCCGGACTCTGGAATTAGTAGTGTGCAAGACTTAAAAGGAAAAAAAGTAGCAGCAACCCTAGGAACAGATCCTTACATTTTCTTACTACGCACATTAGATGCAGAGGGTGTTTCAGCAGATGATGTTGAGATTGTAAATCTACAACATGGGGATGGAGCATCTGCTTTAACTTCTGGTTCTGTAGATGCTTGGGCAGGGCTAGATCCACACATGGCACGCCTTGAATTAGAATCAGGTGCAGAGTTGTTCTATCGTAATGCTGATTTCAACACATATGGTTTCTTAAATGTACGAGAAGAGTTTGCTAAAAAGTATCCTGAATACGTAGAACGTGTGATCAAAGTTTATGAAAAAGCACGCAAATGGGCCATTGAAAACCCAGATGAGCTTGCGAAGCTAGTTGCAGAGGAAGCTGGTATTTCCGAAGAGGTAGCAAAAATTCAAATCGAACGGAACGACTTTACACAACCAGTACCAGGCGACGTTCAAAAAACAGCAATTATTGAAGCAGGTAAAGTGCTTCAGGCTGGTGAGGTTATTAAAGCGGACGCTGATATTGAAAAATTAACAGATGAATTAATTGATCCTTCTTTCGCGGAAGAGATTGTAGAGGAATAG